The genomic window AAAACTTTACGCAAACTCTCTCAAACAAACCTTCGAGTTTCTTATTGAAGCACATAACTATTATGTAACCAAGATATAAGAATGGAAACACCAAGGCTTCGTACCAGTGAACTATGTTATCCTCTATGACAATTAACAGAGCGGTCAGATGTATAGTGTATGCCACAGAATCCCTCAAAAGCGGCCACGTCCGAAGAGCTATGGAGATACCAGAACACAGCCCACAAATGGCCGATATGAAGAGGATATTGAACATAGTTGAACCAATAATAGTACCCAGGCCTATATCACCCTCACCCATGAATACGGACGCAATTGCGATGAACAGTGTGGGCATAGAACTACCAGCAGCCATGAATGTTGCGCCTGCAACGTCTGTCGGGATACGTAGTCTAAAGCGggtaaaaagtattttgaaCATCAGTTTAAAACATCAGTTTTTGACTTCTAAAGCTTAGTAAATGTACCTCCCAAATTAacgcaaaaaatttttttgattactTTTTGGACATTTTTACAGTTAATCTGTGAACTCTAGAAGCAAAAAGTGTAGTGATGTTAGCCAGTTACAATTGTTTTCAGACACTGTTTGCCCTCAAAGATTTCAGTTGCTTGCTGAATCTAAAGATGTAAAAAGGCTGAAATGTACACATCATGCAAAAACGTATCCCTTTCGTTCATCTCCAAAAACCAAAGATAACTATACTACTCACCGTTTGCATAGTTTTTCAAGTGACGCGCAAAAATAATGATCACACAAAACTGCTAGTGCCCCAAAGCAGTACAGGCATACCAGGGTGTGTATAACAACGGCTCCTTCTCGCCTCTGCTGCAGTGAGAACAGCGTTTCATATTGCAGTACATTGATAATCTTGTGGCTGCTACAGTTGAAGAAGTGCCGTTTAACGTGACGAATATGATGAAGGACGCTAAGTTTCCTGGGAAGTCGATCCATTGTTATAAGGTTTTATCTTGTCATCTGTTTCTGAGGACAAGCTACAcctgaaatgaagaaaagtttgaaagacAATGGATCACAATTGATACCTTAGTCTCGATCCGCTGTGGTTTAAACTTTCGAACAATTTTAAGGGAAGTCAAGAGAATTAGAGACATAAATCTGCCTTGCGGTTTTTTTCATCGCTTTCAACAAATGAGCTGCTAAGTTATGCCTGGTTTTCGTTAATTTGTGACGAAAGCTTTAAATCGCAGGTGATCATGATTCGATAAATGCCCAAAGATCGCGAAAATCATACGCCTTAGATGTGAATCCCTTCTGAGTATTCAGGGGTTAACATGGTTGAGGGTTCATGGTAGGAAAAGATAATAGAATACTCCACCACTAAATGAACAGTTGATTTATTGACACATATCAAAATCTTCTCGATTTCCGCCACTGAGCCATATCTGTTAACCTACTGCTAGCATGGGTTATTTCAAAACCCGTTTTTCTGCGCTCAGCAACAAGGCAGCACTTCGATAAATGTAGCAATACcaagaaaaatcaaatacataacaagaaaaataacgCCTAGTTTCTCGTCTAACCGCCATTTGTTAAGAGCTATCAGTAACACTGTACAAATGATACTAGCTATCAAAATCCctgaagtaaaaaatatgtTCTCGCTTTGAATGTAAACTACACTGCTCGGAGTGATTATAGTAGTTTTGATCATCCATGGAATTCCAAGGCATAACATGTCGAAAACATTGCTGCCAATACAATTTGATACAGCCATATCTCCGCTTCCTTGTTTAGCGACCACTAAGCTAGCGATGGCGTCTGGGAGACTGCTGCCCGCAGCAAGGAATGTCATGCCCATGACGCATTCTGGGATATTGTAAGTGAATCCCACGAGGGAAACCATCCAGACTAAAATGTACGATAACCCACCCATCCAGAAGGCCGAAACTGTGAATGTTACCAAGTAAAATTTTCGCCATTCCTTCTTACGGCAATCTGGAATTgttatataaaataaaactatgGAAGGTAAAGTGAAAATCCAAACTATCCTTGAGAAAAATCCTTTTGGTGTTTTAAAACGATTTTCTTCCTCGTGGGAGGAATTATTTTCTAAAGTTTCAGCTTCAGTATCTTGACCTTTCTCATCAACTTCAGAATCTGCTTCGGCGTTGGGTTTTATTATCCGATCTTTCAGTTTCATGGACCATTCCTCAATATTTGAGTTGAAATACATCACAATAATGTAAACAGAGTATGAGATGAAAAACGCGGCGCTTTCATACCAATGAACTTTCCGATCGTAAATCGAAATCATCAAGATGATCACGCTAATTACATACATGGTAGAATCTCTAAAAAGCGGATACCAGCTCAAACGCATCGTCAAACCAGCGCCAATACCACACAAGGCTATGATGAAAAGTGTGTTGAATATAGTCGAGCCAACTATTGTTCCGAGGCCGATGTCTCCTTCTGTGAAAAATGTCGATATTATTGAGATAAAGAGTGTCGGTGCGGAGCTTCCCACAGCCATGAAGGTAGCACCGGCCACATCTGGTTTAAGACCCAAACATTTGGTGATTCGGTTCAGCGATGCCACGAAGTAGTCGTCGCAGACAACAGTCAAAGCGCAAAAGATATGGAGGCAAACTAGAAGATGAAACGTAACTCCACCGTAAAATCTCTGCTCCTGGTTGAACAGATCAGGAGGGAATTCTTCAATTCTTGGAGGCCTGCAGGATCTTATTCCACACTCCTCGTTAGCTACGAGTGATAGAGAGCTATCATGGTACACCAGATCCATATCTTACTGGTTAGATCGCGGTAACCATATCATACTTCACTTAGATGTGTGTCATTTAGAGCTTGCTGAGTGAAATCCCGAACCATAACCTCGTTCACACCTGTAACTTTCTTGTTAGACAACTCAGCCGGCGGCCTTGACCATATTTTGTCACGCCCCGCATAGAATAATCACCGTATCAAACATTGTTGACCTCAATTTTAACTCAAAGTTCAGTTTCTGAGTTCAACGCCccgacaaaaaaaaatcgatctCTCAGGAAAAATCGTTGCTGAAAGCATTTACCATTGGCCTTCACTCAAGAAAAgtgttttgttcttgtgtaAATTCTAGCAAAGAATCGAGGAAGTGAATGAATATATAAACCGCGAGCACATAATAATGATATGCTAGGGACCTTTTTCAATTGACACCTTCCAATGCACGACATTCTCAGAAGATGACCAATTGACCATTTTAACAGGTGGCCAAACGGGTGTGTTGAAATATAATTGGCTAATGCTCTGTACTTGTTGAATTAAATCCACCTACGGAAATTTGTTGCCTTCATATAAATAGTCCTTTTAGTTCAATAATTCTcatctgattattttttttcatcatgaataGTCTTTACTTTCTGCACTCTCGTGATATAAACTTTTCTATACACTTTCGTAATCTCTGCCCAGCAgctcattcaaaaaaattacttttcaagtGGCCGTGATTAATTTGTGCTTGAGTGTTTTATGTTCGAATCAAGTAAGAAAGTACTCTCTCTATCACTCAGTGATTTTGAAAATAGTAAACCTTGAAATCAAAgtcacaagttttcttttgcttttcaaaatctACACTAAACCCCTTTTAAGGAAATCACGTATTGTATTATTTGTATTAATCTAGGCCAAGCGCTTCCAACAGGTTTGTTTTACATAGATCATGatcaaaaaagtattttataaataaaaacaaccTTAAAAGGAAATCCCTTCGATGAAAATGCAACTTAAGAAGTCAAGATATTACATCATGTAAATCATAGGAGCGTACTGTACCTTGAGAGGTTCAGATTAATTAAATCAAGTAGGATGTTGATTAGAGGTtgtaattctttattttgacAATGAAGGGGCGGATCTTTTGTTAAACGGACGTTCCTggagtaaaaagaaaatttcagtccAGAAACTCCTGTGAAATGTAGACCGAAACTTAACTGCACCATAATTTTGGACAGCACCTGGATAGACaaacatatatgtatatatttttgaacTTCGAGCCACCCTTTCCACAAGTTAACCAGCGTGTTCAGTCACGCGGAATGTTATGATAACAAAAGAAACGTTTGCGGGTCatgatgacaaaattttgaccaatcagagcaggCGCGAGCATAGTTATGTCCTAAGCAAACATAAATATACATCGATCACTGAAATATAACGAAATCAGGCAAACGAAATCACGCAAATCAGTTACGTTTTATTAGATTGTATTTAACCCAAAATATGGCTCTATAAAGCCAAGGGAAACGCAGATGAATGCatggtgttattttttttttacgactgcGGATGCCTTATACCCTGCATGTAATTTTATACAAGAGAAAATACTACCAAGACAGTTTCTCTCAGGTGTGACttccaacttaaaaaaaattgtgaccagaataaaaataagaatcaggtatttttttttttaaagtaaacaatctttctttaaaaaatcaactTTGATATCGATAGGTATCTCACGGTGTCAATTTATATTGTTTGTATGTCGCATAAAATTCACGTATATTGAATGGTTCCTTTGTAGATTCCAAATTATTCTAAACGCTTGACTCCAAGCTGGAAAAGGTTTTCCAACCACTTTTCACTAACCGAGGGAGACGCGAATATTTTGTGGTAAGTGCGCTGGACTCATGATCGACATCTGCGGGCTCAAGCCTAAGCCGAGTTAAGTAGTTGCTTTTATTGCCGAGCTACTTTTCTCTCGCAGTGCTTTTCTCCATCCAGGAGTTAAAAATAATCTCACCAACGGATAATCTGCGATGAATTAGCACTAATCCCGTCTGAGAAGATTAGCCATGTTTTTTGTCGCTTCACGCTGTAGAAACTTGGGTCATTGCCCAGTCAGATAAACTGCGGCGACGTACAACCTGTAACTCGTACTGTCATTGACAGATCAATATGAAGCTAAGGTGTTTGACAAGAGCCGTTCTCCGCAAGCTCTTCTCCTGCCGTTGACTTTAAAATGGCTTTAATTGCCCATGAAAACAACCCGAAAAATCAAGAGATTAACCCATTAAGCTCTTTTAGgagacaaataaaaaatcacTGCCAATTAAACATCTCATCTGTTGTTACATTCCCACAAATGTCAGAAAAACTTCGCTGTTGCTAAGCTATTCAATAACGCAGTGAAGGTAAATATCATAGAAATATATATGACAATAGCACCTTTTACCCgctaagaaaaaataacaagatcAACAGTTCATGACTTCGAGTGATGTCAACCTGAACAGTGTCGCTTACCTATATGAACAGGCGATTGGACTTCCCTCTCTAATATACTCTCTTAATTTATTCTGTTGAGGAATCCTTCTTCTTGAGGGAGAGTCTTTTATAATCAATGTCTGTTCAGTCCAAAGAGGAAGAGACAAATGATAAAGTTTTACATGATGTTACTCTGGAATCTCTTTTAGTTACTGCTTAGAGTTCTGCCGATGTACCTGCGCGTTACAGGTGTCTCAATAGTTATGGATGAAAACACAACGTTAGGTTAGTCACCAGTCCTCTCAGCGCACCAACAGCCAGGCGTGTGTGCCAACATAGCGTTCTTTGCATGAGAGTTTTAACTCAGAAACGTTTAAGTTTGTTTCACTTTCGAACGCTAGAAATCAAACCATCTTTTTTacctattttatttttacccaACCTTGCAACTTTGGCTTTCATAGAAAACCCCCTTATATACTTGATTTTCCAAAGATAAACCACTTAGCAATTTTTGAGGgcttttgaagctttttttgcGCGTCAAAATCGTTTGGTACTTTGGAGAACTTATACTTAGActctgatcatttttttttccaaattttgagaATGCAGGATGAcaccaaaaataaataattatgaaCCTACGCAATCAAAGAAGATATAACTCAAACTTGTGTAgataaaaaattccaaattacTGCAGTTTCGTAGATGACAAAATTTTGGTAGCAAATGCGACTTTACATTGCTGAAGATAAGTTTAACAAAAAGTATCGTtgaaaaatgatcacaaactaaacgTTGTGACCGAACTTTTAGACCTATCACGCTCAAGTCACGCTCAAGTCACGCTCCAACAAACTTACGATTTTTTTACGATATTTATCAGTTTTATTTGCCTCTCTGTCTCGTCCTTAATCAATGTGATTAAAGTGAGCCATGTAAAGACAGCGCTTTGGTTCATCGCTCGGCTTTAGTTCAAACTGCCCGTTAATTCTGAGTACTtcagatatttcattttttcctacCAACTGGTTTGCGGAAGGAGTGTTGGTTTCTCGGGCTGCATTTCCAGTTTTCCCAAGCTTCTTTTCAGGTGTTATCTCTTTGTCCTCTTGGACTTCAGTGGCTCTCTCTGTTTCTTTGTCCTCTTGCTGTAAGAGCGGTGTCGTAGGGTTTGAATGCGATGTGTCATTATTTTCGCCTGTCGTAGAACTGGTGTGATTTTTTGTCGACACTTGCTCGCCAGTTCGCTTTCTGCGTCTTCGTTTGGCCTTCTTTTTAGGTCCCTTTTCAGGGAGGTCCTTTGTATCAGTGCACAAGGGAGCACCGCTGCCATCTGATACTTGATTTTTTGGTCTCATTTCAGGAAGGCCCTCGACATCTTCATTCAGAGGAGCACAACTTTTGTCCGATACTTGTGTTGTTATCTGAGCTT from Pocillopora verrucosa isolate sample1 chromosome 8, ASM3666991v2, whole genome shotgun sequence includes these protein-coding regions:
- the LOC131787987 gene encoding sodium/potassium/calcium exchanger 5-like, which translates into the protein MDLVYHDSSLSLVANEECGIRSCRPPRIEEFPPDLFNQEQRFYGGVTFHLLVCLHIFCALTVVCDDYFVASLNRITKCLGLKPDVAGATFMAVGSSAPTLFISIISTFFTEGDIGLGTIVGSTIFNTLFIIALCGIGAGLTMRLSWYPLFRDSTMYVISVIILMISIYDRKVHWYESAAFFISYSVYIIVMYFNSNIEEWSMKLKDRIIKPNAEADSEVDEKGQDTEAETLENNSSHEEENRFKTPKGFFSRIVWIFTLPSIVLFYITIPDCRKKEWRKFYLVTFTVSAFWMGGLSYILVWMVSLVGFTYNIPECVMGMTFLAAGSSLPDAIASLVVAKQGSGDMAVSNCIGSNVFDMLCLGIPWMIKTTIITPSSVVYIQSENIFFTSGILIASIICTVLLIALNKWRLDEKLGVIFLVMYLIFLGIATFIEVLPCC